A region of Vitis riparia cultivar Riparia Gloire de Montpellier isolate 1030 chromosome 1, EGFV_Vit.rip_1.0, whole genome shotgun sequence DNA encodes the following proteins:
- the LOC117911815 gene encoding uncharacterized protein LOC117911815, protein MGTLNLTVQVLDISPKVTLSDLNIFFSYCGTVDNIQLCRKNDQTQLAFVTFKQPYAFQTALLLNGAVIGDSPIRILALQNLAIHPIPDKRNCETQNKEKQGIFPVVNSAIQGIASKSMEMFNKTADELEENCKLSEKGRALMHQTRLAICAAEKGAGQLGTAIMNNEYVSNGSIWLSGVVDRASKYATARKQK, encoded by the exons ATGGGTACTCTGAATTTGACTGTACAGGTTCTTGACATCTCTCCCAAGGTCACCCTCTCAGACTTGAATATCTTTTTCTCTTACTGTGGAACTGTTGACAACATCCAGCTCTGCAG AAAAAATGACCAGACACAGTTGGCTTTTGTGACATTCAAGCAGCCTTATGCCTTCCAAACTGCACTTCTCCTAAAT GGAGCTGTTATTGGAGATAGTCCAATTCGCATACTGGCCTTACAGAATTTGGCAATTCATCCCATCCCAGACAAAAGGAATTGCGAAACCCAG AATAAGGAGAAGCAAGGAATCTTTCCAGTAGTGAACTCTGCTATACAAGGCATAGCTTCAAAAAGTATGGAGATGTTTAACAAGACTGCTGATGAGTTGGAGGAGAATTGCAAGCTTTCAGAGAAGGGCAGAGCACTAATGCACCAGACAAGATTGGCAATCTGTGCTGCTGAGAAGGGGGCAGGTCAACTTGGCACAGCTATCATGAATAACGAGTATGTTTCAAATGGCTCCATTTGGTTGTCTGGTGTGGTGGACAGGGCCTCCAAATATGCCACTGCCAGGAAGCAGAAATGA
- the LOC117911805 gene encoding protein SRC2 homolog: protein MESADSMELKVISCKHLKAFNFFQKLVVYAVVSIISDESKNSNQKHQIQCLQRQKTPVDRDGNGNPEWNHQLQFDLRDISLADSANYHVKFSLRCEGIVFGNKTIGEVCVPLKELIDEFNRAVRFVSYQVRTTDGKPNGVLNFSYKLNIKGSDLPAVEAPEDEHLPYPSVEVEEFHAPKKDSCYPSVDVSTLPAISLSTPYHTPEFHNMGPPQLPLPPPPPPPPPPPPVPMMMAGAYYHPLPCPLVYASQPYYDHGLCRYPSAAGAVGGVEGADGDGWRMGLGTIRDGFQGSWTFR, encoded by the coding sequence ATGGAATCAGCAGACTCCATGGAACTCAAGGTAATCTCCTGCAAGCATCTCAAGGCCTTCAATTTCTTCCAGAAGCTAGTAGTCTATGCTGTGGTTTCCATCATCAGCGATGAATCCAAGAACAGCAATCAAAAGCATCAAATACAGTGCCTTCAGCGGCAAAAGACCCCGGTTGATAGGGATGGAAATGGGAATCCTGAGTGGAACCACCAGCTGCAGTTTGATCTCAGGGACATCTCACTTGCTGATTCTGCTAATTACCACGTCAAATTCAGTCTCCGCTGCGAGGGTATCGTCTTTGGGAACAAAACTATTGGTGAAGTTTGTGTTCCATTGAAGGAACTGATCGATGAGTTCAACAGAGCTGTCAGGTTTGTAAGCTATCAGGTCAGGACTACTGATGGAAAACCCAATGGCGTactgaatttttcttataaactGAACATAAAAGGAAGTGATTTACCAGCAGTTGAGGCACCAGAGGATGAACATCTTCCTTACCCCTCAGTGGAAGTTGAGGAGTTTCATGCTCCTAAAAAGGATAGTTGCTACCCTTCAGTGGATGTTTCTACCTTGCCAGCAATTAGTTTATCCACTCCATATCATACACCGGAGTTCCATAACATGGGACCACCACAGCTGCCACTGCCACCGCCACCgccaccgccaccaccaccaccaccagttCCTATGATGATGGCTGGGGCCTATTATCATCCACTCCCATGCCCACTGGTGTATGCATCACAGCCTTATTATGATCATGGTCTCTGCAGGTACCCTAGCGCCGCTGGTGCTGTTGGAGGAGTGGAGGGGGCTGATGGTGATGGGTGGAGGATGGGACTAGGGACCATAAGAGATGGCTTCCAAGGTTCATGGACTTTCAGGTGA
- the LOC117923992 gene encoding uncharacterized protein LOC117923992: MKNGASVVLKQIIALLTSIAKTKSMAVKSKTSALKSRILMFSFLRSKKVLLHSISEKIHSILGQHGGEDEVGEQSKAVVVLHSEVEWSPSRTYQLVERAEDDDGKYPDLTHCLFEEEEEEVDMRGGSIIDMVKNGKEEEGEEFRLEDEIDHVADLFITRFHKQMRMQKLESFKRYQEMLQRGV; the protein is encoded by the coding sequence ATGAAGAACGGGGCTTCAGTGGTCTTGAAACAGATCATTGCACTGCTGACTTCCATTGCGAAAACAAAATCCATGGCGGTCAAGAGCAAAACAAGTGCCTTGAAGTCTCGCATACTGATGTTCTCATTCTTGAGGAGCAAGAAGGTGTTGCTCCACTCCATATCGGAAAAGATTCACAGCATTCTGGGGCAGCATGGGGGTGAAGACGAGGTGGGTGAGCAGAGCAAGGCTGTGGTAGTCCTTCACAGTGAGGTGGAGTGGAGCCCAAGCCGCACGTATCAGCTGGTGGAGAGAGCAGAGGATGACGATGGAAAGTACCCAGATCTTACTCACTGTCTGTTtgaagaggaagaggaggagGTGGACATGAGGGGTGGATCCATTATAGATATGGTGAAGAATGGGAAGGAGGAGGAGGGAGAGGAATTCAGATTGGAAGATGAGATTGATCATGTGGCTGACTTGTTTATAACGAGGTTCCATAAACAGATGCGCATGCAGAAGCTGGAGTCTTTCAAAAGATATCAAGAGATGCTCCAGAGAGGCGTCTAG